The Salvelinus namaycush isolate Seneca chromosome 13, SaNama_1.0, whole genome shotgun sequence genome includes a region encoding these proteins:
- the ildr1b gene encoding immunoglobulin-like domain-containing receptor 1b, whose product MNCLSRLTKGWSSFRSFRVGMVKNKMGNIILLALLLGFLPTEVFSIQVIVPQTERSTALFASVIIRCDYSTSANAQEVLVTWRYKSFCKDPVLEFYSTAYQAALQLGQDPANDCPDRQRTIRTVIQKKGTNEATLGSEYRERKISIQNKADLVMNEVMWWDNGVYFCSIDAPGDTTGDSDREVKLIVYHWLTVLFIIIGALLLIMLFCICCCQCCPQKCCCYIRCPCCPQTCCCPEKVVMQHRMIREAQKAMVPWMHGQPIYAPISNHSSQGNPAMYSGSFSDGYPTKPNFAMAPMGPLPLQQQPPPIPQHHMPQHQYGIHHGNGSVHGGSAHGTNQMLDFLESQMRGVHSQIPPPPHQHLSPQAHQYQPQGGPQGVPFTAGPPSMLSALDEMGMRGVERRVITLPPIVQRVPSFSSRRGTGGGGVTSGAPRISSQSSGSTNRTGGGGGGRYSDNRRDKHYSTPSRQGILRSYSDESDWDDRRGGPKREGQGSAGRRTGGSGSAPRSRSRDDMMEELRRSALARQDRSHSPPARRQRSWSSDEEDSRRGGKKGGKGKLWPEKPPSYSSIEIQQGNRRNYDRYSDKSSRSGTSVVI is encoded by the exons ATGAATTGTTTGTCTCGATTGACTAAAGGTTGGTCGTCTTTTAGAAGCTTCCGCGTTGGAATGGTGAAGaacaagatgggaaatattatctTGCTTGCGCTTCTGCTTGGTTTCCTGCCAACAG aggtgttttctatccaggtGATTGTtcctcagacagagaggagtACGGCTCTCTTTGCCTCAGTCATCATACGCTGTGACTACTCCACCTCCGCCAATGCACAGGAAGTCCTGGTCACCTGGCGCTACAAGTCCTTCTGCAAGGACCCCGTGCTGGAATTCTACTCCACAG CCTATCAGGCTGCTCTGCAGCTGGGCCAGGACCCAGCCAATGACTGTCCAGACCGCCAGCGCACCATTCGCACAGTTATCCAGAAGAAGGGAACCAATGAGGCCACCCTGGGCTCTGAGTATCGGGAGCGCAAGATATCCATCCAAAACA AGGCCGACCTGGTTATGAATGAGGTGATGTGGTGGGATAATGGTGTGTACTTCTGCTCCATTGACGCACCGGGAGACACTACAGGAGACTCAGACCGCGAGGTCAAACTCATTGTTTACC ATTGGCTGACGGTGCTGTTCATCATCATCGGGGCTCTGCTGCTCATCATGCTGTTCTGTATCTGCTGTTGTCAGTGCTGCCCCCAGAAGTGTTGCTGCTACATCCGCTGTCCCTGCTGCCCACAGACCTGCTGCTGCCCTGAGaaag tggtgatgcagcacAGGATGATACGAGAGGCCCAGAAGGCCATGGTCCCCTGGATGCACGGCCAGCCTATCTACGCCCCCATCAGCAACCACTCCTCCCAGGGCAACCCAGCTATGTACTCAG GCTCGTTCTCCGATGGGTACCCTACCAAGCCCAACTTTGCCATGGCCCCGATGGGCCCCTTGCCCctacagcagcagcctccccctaTCCCCCAACACCACATGCCCCAACACCAATACGGTATCCACCACGGTAACGGCAGCGTGCACGGCGGGAGCGCGCACGGCACCAACCAGATGCTGGACTTCCTGGAGAGCCAGATGAGGGGGGTTCACAGCCAGATACCCCCTCCCCCTCATCAGCACTTGTCCCCCCAGGCCCACCAGTACCAGCCCCAGGGAGGCCCCCAGGGGGTCCCCTTCACGGCCGGCCCCCCCAGCATGCTGTCTGCCCTGGATGAGATGGGGatgagaggggtggagaggagagtgatCACCTTGCCCCCTATCGTCCAGCGGGTTCCCAGTTTCTCCTCTCGCAGGGGGACTGGAGGGGGAGGAGTGACCAGTGGCGCACCCAGAATATCCAGCCAATCCAGCGGCAGCACCAACCGCACTGGGGGTGGCGGCGGTGGGCGTTACAGTGACAACCGGCGTGACAAACACTACTCCACCCCTTCGCGACAAGGCATCCTGCGTAGCTACAGCGATGAGTCAGACTGGGACGACCGGAGGGGAGGGCCGAAGAGGGAGGGGCAAGGCTCAGCCGGGAGGAGGACGGGGGGGTCTGGGTCGGCGCCACGGTCCCGTAGTCGTGACGACATGATGGAGGAGCTGCGTCGGTCAGCCCTTGCCAGGCAAGACAGGAGCCACTCACCTCCTGCCCGTCGACAACGGTCCTGGAGCTCGGATGAGGAAGACAGCAGGAGGGGAGGGAAAAAGGGAGGCAAGGGGAAGCTGTGGCCAGAGAAACCCCCCAGCTACTCCTCCATCGAGATCCAGCAAGGCAACAGGAGGAACTACGACCGCTACTCA GATAAGAGCTCTCGTAGTGGTACCAGTGTGGTGATCTga